CTCTTCTTTGGACTGTTTGAAGAAACTGTAAGTTGCTGTTTGGTACTTTAATAACACGTTACTCTTTGGTGTCTTCAGGGTTAGTTTTTggctctgtaatgttaaatataatgtttctacttcacttcttatttcctgagaaaGTTTGGATGACTCTTGTGTTGAAGATAAATCTACATGTTGGTGATTTACTGGAATCAAACAGCTGATCTTAATTTCCTTTCTCCTTCTGTCAGAAAACAAACGGTCGTCTCCATCAGAGTAAAGTGAGACACAACACAACTCTACTGTTTCTGATAAAAGGTTCAAGGTTCAGCTTTATTGGCATTATACAACATAATTGTCCAATTAAATGCAATCGTCATTTACAGCTGACTCTGATGAATTTAAGTTACCAATCGGGCTGCCTCTGTGGACTTTCGGCTAAAATATCGGAAAGAAAGTCAAAAATATCGTTAAGAAAgtcaaaaataattccaaaaaggcgacaaaaacctTAAGAAAGGAACAAAAACTTGTAAAAAGCCCCCCTCCATAAATCCTGCCTATGTATACATAGTTTTCTCTCCACGTTAGTTATCTGGGCATTAGGGCTCAACcatgtgggggaaaaaatctaattgtgatttttctgccaagttagtctttggtctcttcagggttagtttctggctctgtgatgttaaatataatgtttctacttcacttcttatttcctgagaaaGTGTTAAGGACACTTGTGTTGAAGATCAGAAatctgtctgcagcagttagtgTCGATCGTTCTATTCACTGACAGGACTGATGTGGAGACAACATGACTCAGCTCTTTTATTCTCTAACTAAACCAACTAATATGGCACTGCATCACTATGAGCTGGCACTCCTCCAACATGAACTAGTGGCACttctttacattacatgtcatttagctgacgcttttatccaaagcgacttgcAATTGATATTTATGTCAGAGGCCACACACCTCAGGAGCAACTAGgggctcagggacacatttgttgatgtatcacagagggaattgaacccagatctcccacaccaaaggcatgtttcatatccactgcgccatcaccactcATAGATGACCACCTTTATGAAGCAACTCAGTGTTCAAATTCAATAACATGTTATTTGTATTGTCCAATTCTAATCAGGACACTCTACAAATAGATTAGGTGTAGACCAAACTCTCAGCAatcagtggcaagaaaaaaactTCTGACGTCTAAATTCTTGCATTCagatatttcatttcattttcgtTATTTATACaggaaaaatgtaaaagtaacaATAAGTTACAATATAAATGGCCAtttactatattatatatactgtgtgtgtgtgtgtgtgtgtgtgtgtatatatatatattagtatgcacaaatttaatttataaaagTTGTAGGTTTACACAGAATGAATCTGTATCTCGACGCTCTTTTAAATGTCCTCGTCTTAATCCACATTAAAAAATCCACAGGACCTCCCGGTAAAAGTTTAGTTATTTATGTTTACACAAGGAAAAAATAGAAGAGTGCAAAATCAACTTCCAAAAAATGATGtagagagccagagagagaaggTAAGAATGGTAAAGGAAATTGtaattgaagaaattcttagttgactaaaacTCAAAGGATTTGATGGACTAATGGATAGTTGATTTAATGGACAGGTCTGTTAAACAGAGTTTCTCCTCAAAGACTCATGCAAAAGCTCCACTTTAAATCCTGTTTTTACATTTGATACACAGGACAGAAAGGTGAGACTGATTGTCATAATGGAGtattgtctccattagaggaagaaagatgacattagtcctggagtctttccAATGTTCCTGTTCTCCCAGAAAGAGAATGAATGACAGAGCAGgatgagcagagagagaaatcattcagtgaagagattgagactttttttttctgcttgatggcttctagtttctccagcagcttctgtttctggagattaaaaagtggtcttcctctctttctaacagGACCCATCAGAGGCCAGACActgctgaacctgaacccagctgtgtgtccatgaagagtcACCGGTCAATGGAGATAccactactttaaaaaaagacctTTAAGGCAGAGTCAAGTAGAAATGGAGGAGAgcgatggagagatggagagacttGAAAGGCAGAAGCTGCAAATTGAAAGGGAAATTGAAATGTTACGAAGGTCACCTGAACGCGATATTAACTTTAAAGGAGAGCGACCCTCTGCTGAAAAGAGGTAAGCtgttaatattgtaatattactgaatcatgttttaacttttatgtttCCAGAGAAGTTTTGGGGGTTTATTTTGAGcatctttcttcttcacatatatttatattctgaCATCTGAAAGGTGTGCAGTTAAACCAGTCTTCAACTCTTGACTTTAGGTAAATATTGGAtctggtttggtccaatatatTCTCTtgtgttttagctttttaaccCAGTTATTTATATAGTTTATTGAACTTCTTTGTGTTAATCTTGTTTTATTTACTGCTTGAATCTCCAACAGTTTTTGTTTCTGAATAATAAAAAGTGAATTTCCATCCCTGTTGGTCTTACTCTCTGTCTAACAGGATCCATCAAAGACCAAACTctgctgaacctgaacccagctgtgtgtccttcaaGAGCGACTGCTCAGAGGATCGCCTCTTTGactttaaacaacaacaaccctctGATGGAAAGAGGTAAGCTGTTAAAATTATAATATTGCTGATTCATGTTTAAACTTTTATGTATCCAGAGAAGTTtagaattttctttttcttcttcacatatatTTATAATCTCACATCTGAAAGCTGTCCAAGTAAGAACTTCAATTTTAGATCTCAATTTAATATTGGacctggtttggtccaatattaTCTGGTGTTTTAGCCTTTTAAATCTCCCTTAGCCATAGGGTAGGCTAACAATCATCCTTTCAGGGTAACTTCATATGCACATTCCCCCTCGAGAACCAGCGACCCTTGGTAAGTGTTTATGTCACCTGGGTCAGGACAATATTTGCCATGAAAAGACTTCTGCCATTTGAGTCTGGACACTTAAGGCCAAGTTTCAGTGAGTGGCTTCATGACCAGATTTTTCCCCCCCAAGTCTCCTGACCCAAATTGCTAAAAATGCAAAATTCTCCGCAAAAGTTGGATGTCATATCAGAAATCAAAAAGGGGAAGCAAAAAAAGGGAACCACCATCCAACAGAATCCTCTGTTAGGGTCAGCAGCTCTCCCTAACTACAAACAGGCCATCTAAGCtctgcttccccctcctgaaTTGGCTGTTTGCCAAAATTATTTTGAGGCCAACCAACCGAAGGTTTTTAACCGTTGATTCACCAAAACGTTTTCTACCTACAAATGTTTGCTTCCATGACCACAAAAGCTGCAGAACTCCTGGCATCATGTCAGCTGCTTCAGGAGTCGTTATAGCCCTTGCTTACTTCTTAGTTTTTTGTTGATTCACAGTGGGGTTAGCAGTACCACCAACACTTTAATGTCAGGGTTTACTATCTGATTCAATGCTGTAATCAACACTTTAAGTCAGAGGACCTTTAccttgtgtttttctctgtgtggaCATACATGATGTGAGCTAAACATTCCTGATTCCTCCACAGAGTGGACCAGGAGAGCTCAGAGGTTCCCATTGGTCAGTCTGCCCAGCAGCATAAAACACACCTGGACTCCATATTTATGGTCTGTACATGTATAACTACTTTTACATCTATTCTGTTCACAATCCTCTCCATGCTGCACATTTTAGACCAGAGGATTGTCAGTCTGTACAACATGGATCTGATGTTTCCTGCCATGAtttcagtttgatttgattaatataatcttctgttccagctgctgGAGGACAACATCGTCACTTTTGTGAAGAACGAGCTGAAGAAGATCCAGAAGCTTCTGAGTCCAGATTACCCAGAATgctcagagagtcagagggaggatgagaatgaagagcagaggaggagcaTAGAGGCATTTCTGAAGATCACACTGTACTTCCTGAGGAGAATGAAGCAGGACGAGCTGGCTGACCGTCTGCAGCGCAGTAAGAGGATTTCTCTAAAGAATTAACTTGCTGGACTAATGGGACATTTACTACCGTCTCCAGAGATGGGTCAAAATATGTTCATGTTTCTTTATGAATCACTTACTGATCTTCTTTGTTCTGTATTCATTCAGGAAGTCAAGCTGGAGTTTGTAAGCGTAAACTCAAATCTAAACTAAACAAgaagttccagtgtgtgtttgaggggattgctaaagcaggaaacccaacccttctgaatcagatgttcacagagatctacatcacaaagggagggactgcagaggtcaatgctgaacatgaggtcagacagattgaaacagcaaCCAGGAAtccagacagaccagaaacaacAGTCATATGTAAAGACATCTTTAaagccccacctggaagagatgaaccaatcagaacagtgctgacaaagggagtggctggcattgggaaaacagtcttaacacagaagttcactctggactgggctgaagacaaagccaaccaggacatccagttcacatttcccttcaccttcagagagctgaatgtgctgaaagagaaaaagtacagcttggtggaacttgttgattacttctttagtgaaaccaaagaagcaggaatctgcaggtttgaagagttcccggttgtgttcatctttgatggtctggatgagtgccgacttcctctggacttcctcaacactgagatcctgactgatgttacagagtccacctcagtggatgtgctgctgacaaacctcatcagagggaatctgcttccctctgctcgcctctggataaccacacgacctgcagcagccaatcagatccctcctgcgTGTGctgacatggtgacagaggtcagagggttcactgaccctcagaaggaggagtacttcaggaagagattcagagatgaggagcaggcaAGCAGAATCATCTCTCACATCAAGAAATCAcgaagcctccacatcatgtgccacatcccagtcttctgctggatcactgctacagttctggaggacatgttgaagaccagagagggagcagagctgcccaagaccctgactgagatgtacatccacttcctggtggttcagtccaaagTGAAGAACATCAAGTATGAAGGAGGAGCTGAGACAGATCCACACTGGAGTCTAGAGAACAAGAAGATGACCGagtctctgggaaaactggcttttgagcagctgcagaaaggcaacctgatcttctatgaatcagacctgacagagtgtgGCATCAATATCAGAGcagcctcagtgtactcaggagtgttcacacagatctttaaagaggagagaggactgtaccAGGATAAGGTATTCAGCTTcgtccatctgagtgttcaggagtttctggctgctcttcataTCCATCTGACCTTCACcaactctggagtcaacctgctgtcaggaaaacaaacaacatcaaCACAGTTCTACCAGAGTTCTGTGGACGaggccttacagagtccaaatggacacctggacttgttcctccgcttcctcctgggtctttcactgcagaccaatcagaGTCTCCTACGAGGTCTgctgacacagacaggaagtagctcAAAGACGAATCAGGAAACAGTCAAGTACATCAAGGAGAAGATCAGTGAgaatctgtctgcagagagaagcatcaatctgttccactgtctgaatgaactgaatgatcatTCTCTAGTGGAGCAGATACAACGGTCCCTGAGATCAGGACATCTCTCCACAgataaactgtctcctgctcagtggtcagctctggtcttcatcttactatcatcagaagaagatctggaagtgtttgacctgaagaaataccGTGCTTCAGAGGAAgctcttctgaggctgctgccagtggtcaaagcctccaacaaagctctgtaagtGGGATTTATTCATCAATAAATACTCTGATATCTTTAAACAGGAGTTAAATATAATAACTTTTTTacttcctgttgtctctccagactgagtggctgtaacctgtcagagagaagctgtgaagctctgtcctcagttctcagctcccagtcctctagtctgagagaactggacctgagtaacaacgacctgcaggattcaggagtgaggctgatctctgatggactgaagagtccacactgcacactggagactctcaggttattcaaccttttattaaaaaaagactgCTACCTAAGCTCTTAAGTTTCTTAATTCATCAATTATTAAATGGACTGTCTGAATATCCTCTTTAGGTTGAGTGgctgtaatctgtcagagagaagctgtgaagctctgtcctcagttctcagctcccagtcctctagtctgagagagctggacctgactAACAACAatctgcaggattcaggagggaagctgatctctgatggactgaagagtccacattgcacactggagactctcaggtcaggattcATTAACCCATTCAGCTGATGACCATTTAAAGTCTGATTAACTTTAGTTGACAAAACAACTAATATGTAGCTTTGTGTCTGTTTATATGATAAACTTGGGCAGtcatttttaattatgtaattattaatttctagACTCAGAATTACTTTCCATGAGGATTTTTCATTGTTTACTTTTgttgttaaataattaaaaaccacagcagcacagattattttaaatatttattcttAATCTGGACCAAAATGTACCTGGACAGCAAGCTCCCCGTGTTGACAGAGGGttcctgtgtgttgttctgtgtgtttgcagtctgtcaggctgtctgatcaCAGAGGAAAGCTgtacttcactggtctcagctctgagctccaacccctcacatctgagagagctggacctgagctacaatcatccaggagactcaggagtgaagctacTGTCAGCGGGACTGGAGGATCCtctctggagactggacactctcagGTACAAACACTGATGAACAAAAAGGAGATATTTGTGTATGAAGTTTTAAAGGAGAACATCTCTAAAATAACTAAAATGATAACTCCCTTTTGTTAATAATTTATGTAATTTGGACACATCTCTGTATGTTAAAGGCACTGTCCGTGGTTTTAAGAAACATCCTGTTTTTCCCTCTTTCCCGGGATCAAGTCAGTTCCAACTCAACAGAAAGGTCCAGCTAGAGGCTAGCTAGAGGTTTACAATGTCaatgtcccatccttactgtacacagcttggatggttccccgcttccccctcttgaggtggcaaacagttttccagaagcactttggtgccgaccgaaagtccttctccatgtcttctccatacttctcccacacccgctgctttgcctctttcacggcagaggctgcagcccttcgggcccttcggtaccctgcaactgcctccggagtcctccaggataacatatcccggaaagactccttcttcagtcggacggcttccctgaccaccggtgtccaccacggtgttcgtgggttaccgccccttgaggcacctaagaccctaagaccacagctcctcgccgcagcttcagcaatggaaactttgaacattgtccactcgggttcaatgcccccagcctccacagggatgcacaaaaagctccgccggaggtgtgagttgaaagtctgttggacaggggcctcctccagacgttcccaatttacccgcactacacgtttgggcttaccaggtctgtccagagtcttccccactcccctgacccaactcaccaccagatggtgatcggttgacagctctgcccctctcttcacccgagtgtccaaaacatacggcctcagatcagatgaaacgattatgaaatcgatcattgaccttcggcctagggtgctctggtaccaggtacacttatgagcatccctatgttcgaacatggtgttcgttatagacaatccatgactagcacagaagtccaacaacaaacaaccactctggtttagatcagggaggccgttcctcccaatcacgcctccaggtgtctccatcattgcccacgtgtgcgttgaagtcccccagcagaacaatggagtcccccactggagccccatgcaggactccagtcaaggtctccaagaaggcagaatactccgaactcctgtttggtgcatatgcacaaacaacagtcagagttttcccccacaacccgcaggcgtggggaggcgaccctctcgtccaccggggtaaactccaacacagcggcgccagccggggcttgtgagtatccccacacccgcccggcgcctcacaccctgggcaactccggagaagaaaagagtccaacccctatccaggagtatggttccagaaccaagactgtgcgtagaggtaagccccaccagatctaaccggtagcgcccacctcccgcaccagttccggctccttccccacagagaggtgacgttccacgcccccagagccagcgcctgccgcccgggtctggtccgtcgaggcccctgaccttcactgccacccatgtggcatcgcacccgaccccaacagttcctcccacaggtggtgggcccatgggctggagagatgggagccacgtagcttgttcgggctgtgcccggcgggctccgtggcaaacctaGCCACCAGGCgccgccgacgagcccgccgcctgggcctggctccagatgggggccccgggcttcctccgggcagggtcactccatctctgcctagctttttcattggggtttttgaaccattctttgtctggcccctcacctgagaccactttgccttgggagaccctaccaggagcacaaagctccagacaccacagccctcaggttcacagagacacacaaacctctccaccacgataaggtgatggttcacggagaggacaTTCACCAACCTACTTTATTCTACTAAAAAGATTAATTCGTAAAGATAAAGGAAAACATATTTTGAATGGCAGTAATTAACTGATACATATCAAATCAATTCTTTATTTGCAGGCCTAATCATCCAGTTTAGTAGATTAATAAATGGCATATTGATCCAAACTTTtctgaatacattttcttttcttagttGTATTTTAAGCCTCAAtgaacagacacagatacacgcaAAGGTTAAGTTGAAAGGCAAAAACAGCATCAAGAATGTTAACATCGGGCATGAAAAtgggtcaggggtgaaaaatctgagaaggatattacccctctaggggggtctgggggcatgctcccccggaagaacattttaaatattacatatttcaaagcatcaatctgatgcattttgagatgcattttttgccaaacactgtaatatttcaatatgcactcattaaagttaatttgactggcaaaacagttagtgtttctgacattacacaataataaaagtctgtgtgtgtgtgtgtgtgtctttgtatgtgtgtgtgtgcgtttgtgtgtgtgtgtgagagtgtgtgtgtgtgtgtgtatgtctatacagtatgtgtgtgtctgtgtgtgtgtctttgtgtgtgtgtgtgtgtgtgtgtgtgtacgtgcgtgcatgcgttAAATGAACGCTTTCaaaactgtgtgcgtgtgtctctctctctctgtctgtctgtctctctttctgtctgtctgtctctctctctctgtctgtctgtctgtgtctctctctctctctctctctctttgtctctgtctctgtctgtctgtctgtctgtctgtctttctctctctctttctgtatgtctgtctgtctctctctctgtctgtctgtctgtatgtctgtctgtctctctcggtctgtctgtctctttctctctgtctgtgtggcggtctctctctctatgtctgtctgtctgtctctctgtctgtctggcggtctctctctctgtctgtctgtctgtctgtctgtctgtctctctgtctgtctgtctctctgtctgtctgtctgtctgtctctctttgtctctgtctctctctgtctgtctctctctttctgtctgtctctctctctctagtaaGAACTTCTCTTATGATTGGACTctttaaaggaaattaaactGAACTACATATagtaattgattgacagcccaaatatgaatataaatgagTAAATTCCAGCCCTACATTAGATcagatgaagctgtgtgtgagagagtgatgtaatgccccccccctcctcctttcagggtggagcctgctggagtcagatggttgacaccaggtctgaggaagtgtaagtctgttttacatttcattcatggaactgtgacatcactccttcaaccctctgatgtcatcatcaaagtgctgattggttaataactgcagctgtgttgtgtctccttctctccgtcagattcctgtgaactcacactggacacaaacacagtgaacagaaaactcaaactgtctgacaacaacaggaaggtgacacgtgtggaggaggatcagccatatcctgatcatccagagaggtttgactgGTGgtctcagctgctgtgtagagatggtctgactggtcgctgttactgggaggtccagaggagaggagaggtttatatatcagtgagttacagaggaatcaggaggagaggagtAAGTGGAGACTGTGGGTTTGGATggaatgatcagtcctggagtctgttCTGCTCTGATGGTGGTTACTCTGTCCGTCACAATAACAGAGAaacatccatctcctcctcctctgtctgtggtagagtagcagacatctcctcccccccctctggtagagtagcagtgtatgtggactgtcctgctggctctctgtccttctactcagtctcctctgactcactgatccacctccacaccttcaacaccacattcactcagcctctctatcctgggttcaggttctggtctggttcctcagtgtctctgtgtcctctgtaggacggagagtctcctcctgtttctcactGCTGATCAGTTGAGTCTGTACAGGATCACACTTACAGAAATACTTCAGGTTATTGTTATGAACTAATGAATGAACTTTGTATAAAATAATTCAGAATGATTGAACAGATTCCTggtgaacattgtaaacttcttccacttcctgtcctttaaagatggaagctgtgatcatgaaagtgtaaaaatgtgtcatgtttagttttgatttctgtctcttttcacaataaaagcataaagtta
This region of Perca flavescens isolate YP-PL-M2 unplaced genomic scaffold, PFLA_1.0 EPR50_1.1_unplaced_scaf_2, whole genome shotgun sequence genomic DNA includes:
- the LOC114551579 gene encoding NLR family CARD domain-containing protein 3; amino-acid sequence: MEESDGEMERLERQKLQIEREIEMLRRSPERDINFKGERPSAEKRIHQRPNSAEPEPSCVSFKSDCSEDRLFDFKQQQPSDGKRVDQESSEVPIGQSAQQHKTHLDSIFMLLEDNIVTFVKNELKKIQKLLSPDYPECSESQREDENEEQRRSIEAFLKITLYFLRRMKQDELADRLQRRSQAGVCKRKLKSKLNKKFQCVFEGIAKAGNPTLLNQMFTEIYITKGGTAEVNAEHEVRQIETATRNPDRPETTVICKDIFKAPPGRDEPIRTVLTKGVAGIGKTVLTQKFTLDWAEDKANQDIQFTFPFTFRELNVLKEKKYSLVELVDYFFSETKEAGICRFEEFPVVFIFDGLDECRLPLDFLNTEILTDVTESTSVDVLLTNLIRGNLLPSARLWITTRPAAANQIPPACADMVTEVRGFTDPQKEEYFRKRFRDEEQASRIISHIKKSRSLHIMCHIPVFCWITATVLEDMLKTREGAELPKTLTEMYIHFLVVQSKVKNIKYEGGAETDPHWSLENKKMTESLGKLAFEQLQKGNLIFYESDLTECGINIRAASVYSGVFTQIFKEERGLYQDKVFSFVHLSVQEFLAALHIHLTFTNSGVNLLSGKQTTSTQFYQSSVDEALQSPNGHLDLFLRFLLGLSLQTNQSLLRGLLTQTGSSSKTNQETVKYIKEKISENLSAERSINLFHCLNELNDHSLVEQIQRSLRSGHLSTDKLSPAQWSALVFILLSSEEDLEVFDLKKYRASEEALLRLLPVVKASNKALLSGCNLSERSCEALSSVLSSQSSSLRELDLSNNDLQDSGVRLISDGLKSPHCTLETLRLSGCNLSERSCEALSSVLSSQSSSLRELDLTNNNLQDSGGKLISDGLKSPHCTLETLRVEPAGVRWLTPGLRKYSCELTLDTNTVNRKLKLSDNNRKVTRVEEDQPYPDHPERFDWWSQLLCRDGLTGRCYWEVQRRGEVYISVSYRGIRRRGVSGDCGFGWNDQSWSLFCSDGGYSVRHNNRETSISSSSVCGRVADISSPPSGRVAVYVDCPAGSLSFYSVSSDSLIHLHTFNTTFTQPLYPGFRFWSGSSVSLCPL